A genome region from Microbacterium terricola includes the following:
- a CDS encoding AAA family ATPase, with translation MRGGLERWKRGVDSRGVRQAIAYALEGTCDAHRSHTSGAEALEKYAEASESTVTRFIVASGRIGSDQLAAGGLRVWITGHDPITGEERGHQRLTPDADLLLDGTINHPKTYSIAALLHPELATEFEAMQDRLRDRILLTWQSELNARRGHNGLIREDIARIEVVELQHRRSRALDPHIHRHLWLNIKVLGADGQWSNLDSRAAMKLHTVINAEGELAARTDPAWIAALARHGYTLNGAGEITELASAVRPLSRRSAQIESNRARLIAEWSAAHGGLAPSVEALQQIDRRAWAVARPNKPADIDVMSWESTVRDEIAALDPNLIAPHSAVPILVSDLHVVDLDLLAAQAIVDADKRSTSSGGRFSIFDLRAGAIRALSRTGVVAERDQLDGLIADVTADAARAVHCLVADDPPAHVKAFMATETVRAKVRLAGRLDVLARQGRSLLPNELRRFAHNEDLSTLDASQAVAACAIAGTDGLVTVTGPAGTGKTLMLRVAFAALTAQRRRMLVVAPTRKAASVASREVGAAASSLHALLLDHGYRWGTDEGGATVWTRLRRGDVEVGADAVYAGPARYPLRPRDRIVVDEAGMVDLQTANVLVELAIEQGVGLAFVGDAHQALPVGHAGAMGSAIRHSNAAVELDTVHRFRDPDYAALTLRLRNAGDHELALTVAGELVDRGHVDCVDHLDAAREAMIEAYFAWHARGKRVTLVCGSNAEADAINDAIQQRRVDQGELDAGVVAWGMGAQRILVGDTVQTRRNDRITGVENRAQWIVREIREECVDLVSVGDSGELARVSADYARDHLQLAYASTVHGVQGDTADASVVGPDVDAAGLYVGLTRGRVHNATIVVARTDAEARECLADSMQRGTPELTMQDAVRAARAELQRAAKWQEAGTVVRQPRAVRGIGL, from the coding sequence ATGCGCGGGGGCCTGGAGCGGTGGAAGAGGGGTGTCGACTCCCGTGGCGTCCGGCAGGCGATCGCCTACGCGCTCGAGGGAACCTGCGACGCACACCGATCGCACACGAGCGGCGCTGAGGCGCTCGAGAAGTACGCCGAGGCATCCGAATCGACCGTCACCAGGTTCATCGTCGCGAGTGGCCGGATCGGTAGCGATCAGCTCGCTGCCGGCGGTCTGCGGGTCTGGATCACCGGGCACGATCCGATCACGGGGGAGGAGCGCGGCCACCAGCGCCTGACCCCCGACGCGGACCTCCTCCTCGATGGGACGATCAACCACCCGAAGACCTACAGCATCGCCGCGCTCCTGCACCCCGAGCTCGCCACCGAGTTCGAAGCGATGCAGGACCGGCTCCGTGACCGCATCCTGCTGACTTGGCAAAGCGAGCTCAACGCGCGCCGAGGGCACAACGGACTCATACGTGAAGACATCGCCCGGATCGAAGTCGTTGAGCTCCAGCACCGTCGCTCACGCGCGCTCGACCCTCACATCCACCGGCACCTGTGGTTAAACATCAAGGTCCTTGGCGCGGATGGCCAATGGTCGAATCTCGACTCCCGCGCCGCGATGAAGCTGCATACCGTCATCAACGCCGAAGGCGAACTCGCCGCCCGCACCGATCCCGCATGGATCGCCGCGCTTGCCCGGCACGGCTACACGCTCAACGGCGCGGGGGAGATCACCGAGCTCGCCAGCGCCGTGCGCCCCCTCTCACGGCGATCCGCACAGATCGAGTCCAACCGTGCCCGACTGATCGCCGAATGGTCGGCAGCACACGGAGGATTGGCGCCGAGCGTCGAGGCTCTGCAGCAGATCGACCGACGCGCCTGGGCGGTGGCGCGTCCGAACAAGCCCGCCGACATCGATGTAATGTCCTGGGAGTCCACGGTCCGCGACGAGATCGCGGCGCTCGATCCGAACTTGATCGCGCCGCATTCAGCCGTTCCGATCCTCGTCAGTGACCTGCACGTCGTCGACCTCGATCTACTCGCCGCGCAGGCGATTGTCGATGCGGACAAACGGTCCACCTCCAGCGGTGGGCGATTCAGCATCTTCGACCTTCGCGCGGGTGCGATCCGCGCACTCTCGCGAACCGGTGTCGTTGCAGAGCGCGACCAGCTCGACGGCCTGATCGCCGACGTCACCGCGGACGCCGCCCGTGCCGTGCATTGCCTCGTTGCTGATGACCCGCCCGCGCACGTGAAGGCCTTCATGGCGACCGAGACCGTACGTGCCAAGGTGCGCCTCGCCGGGCGTCTGGACGTGCTCGCACGGCAGGGGCGCTCCCTGCTGCCGAACGAGCTGCGCCGGTTCGCACACAACGAAGATCTCTCGACACTGGATGCCTCGCAGGCCGTCGCGGCCTGCGCCATCGCCGGCACAGACGGGCTCGTGACGGTGACGGGCCCTGCCGGCACGGGCAAGACGTTGATGTTGCGCGTTGCGTTCGCCGCGCTCACGGCCCAACGGCGTCGGATGCTCGTCGTTGCTCCGACGCGCAAGGCTGCGTCGGTGGCGTCCCGCGAGGTCGGGGCCGCGGCATCCAGTCTCCATGCCCTGCTCCTGGACCATGGCTACCGGTGGGGCACTGATGAGGGTGGCGCGACGGTCTGGACGCGGCTCCGTCGTGGAGATGTCGAGGTCGGCGCGGACGCCGTCTATGCGGGTCCGGCCCGATACCCGCTGCGACCACGCGATCGGATCGTCGTCGACGAAGCCGGCATGGTCGACCTGCAGACCGCGAACGTGCTCGTCGAGCTCGCGATCGAGCAGGGCGTCGGACTGGCATTCGTGGGCGACGCACACCAGGCGTTGCCAGTCGGGCACGCGGGCGCGATGGGCTCCGCCATTCGACACTCAAACGCTGCGGTCGAACTCGACACGGTGCATCGGTTCCGCGATCCCGACTACGCGGCGCTCACGCTGCGGTTGCGGAACGCCGGCGATCACGAACTAGCCCTGACGGTCGCCGGGGAGCTCGTGGACCGCGGCCACGTCGACTGCGTCGATCACCTCGACGCGGCGCGCGAGGCGATGATCGAGGCGTACTTTGCCTGGCACGCGCGCGGCAAGCGAGTGACGCTGGTTTGCGGCTCAAACGCAGAGGCGGATGCCATCAACGACGCCATCCAGCAGCGGCGGGTCGACCAGGGCGAACTCGATGCCGGCGTCGTTGCATGGGGGATGGGAGCGCAGCGCATCCTCGTCGGCGACACCGTCCAGACCCGTCGCAACGACCGGATCACCGGCGTCGAGAATCGTGCGCAGTGGATCGTGCGCGAGATCCGGGAGGAGTGCGTCGACCTCGTGTCGGTTGGCGACAGCGGCGAACTGGCCCGCGTCTCCGCGGACTATGCGCGCGACCACCTGCAGCTCGCGTATGCGTCGACGGTGCACGGAGTGCAGGGCGACACGGCCGACGCGTCGGTTGTCGGACCCGATGTGGATGCCGCCGGACTCTACGTCGGCCTCACGCGCGGGCGAGTGCACAACGCCACCATCGTGGTTGCGCGGACGGATGCAGAAGCTCGTGAGTGCCTCGCTGATTCGATGCAGCGGGGCACGCCGGAGTTGACGATGCAGGATGCCGTGCGCGCAGCGCGGGCGGAGCTACAGCGGGCAGCTAAGTGGCAGGAGGCGGGGACCGTGGTGAGGCAGCCGCGTGCGGTTCGCGGGATCGGGCTTTGA
- a CDS encoding GIY-YIG nuclease family protein, which translates to MVEGKQIRVYLVDGTPGGLLTAEIMNWTGHIIAAPRSDIASLLAREEVRRTGVYLLLGDDPESQAPSGKAVYVGEGDDIAVRLRQHARAEEVGGKDFWDRVVVLTSKDANVTKAHARYLEAKLIAAAATAKRATVMNGTAPSPIQLPEADRSDMEYYLSQVQIVLPVLGITEFRPTRVMNISKASSPSADPAGARTSPTFRFDIPRHGVSAVAQEVDGEFTVLQGSTARADWVGTHRHPGYQQQHIALLSDGTLLQEAGTLARFTQDVVFSSPSAAAAVVAGRSANGRTSWIDAATGTNFGDWQSRGISDQTSPDSPEVTQDVF; encoded by the coding sequence TTGGTCGAGGGCAAACAGATTCGGGTCTACCTGGTGGACGGAACACCGGGCGGCCTGTTGACGGCCGAGATTATGAATTGGACAGGTCACATCATTGCGGCCCCACGCTCGGACATCGCAAGTCTGCTTGCCCGCGAGGAGGTCCGTCGAACCGGCGTGTACCTTCTACTCGGCGACGATCCAGAATCGCAGGCACCTTCGGGCAAGGCCGTCTACGTCGGTGAGGGTGACGATATTGCAGTTCGACTTCGCCAGCATGCACGTGCCGAGGAGGTTGGCGGGAAGGACTTCTGGGATCGAGTGGTCGTCCTGACATCGAAGGACGCAAACGTCACGAAGGCGCATGCGCGCTATCTCGAGGCGAAACTCATCGCCGCAGCCGCGACAGCCAAGCGAGCCACAGTGATGAATGGGACAGCGCCGAGCCCAATCCAGCTGCCCGAGGCTGATCGATCGGACATGGAGTACTACCTCAGCCAAGTGCAAATAGTTCTTCCGGTCCTCGGAATAACGGAGTTCCGCCCGACGCGTGTCATGAACATTAGTAAGGCGAGTTCGCCGTCAGCCGACCCGGCTGGCGCACGAACGTCCCCCACCTTCCGATTTGATATTCCCCGCCATGGCGTCTCAGCCGTGGCCCAAGAGGTCGACGGTGAGTTCACCGTGCTGCAGGGTTCAACCGCCAGGGCAGATTGGGTCGGGACGCATCGGCACCCTGGGTACCAGCAACAACACATCGCGCTGCTCAGCGACGGGACGCTTCTGCAGGAAGCAGGCACGCTCGCACGATTCACCCAAGACGTGGTGTTCTCGTCGCCGTCAGCAGCAGCTGCAGTGGTCGCGGGTCGCTCTGCAAACGGACGCACATCTTGGATTGACGCCGCAACCGGTACGAATTTCGGCGATTGGCAGAGCCGAGGAATCAGCGATCAAACTTCTCCGGACAGTCCAGAAGTGACTCAGGACGTCTTCTGA
- a CDS encoding TM0106 family RecB-like putative nuclease, with the protein MFILSDGTLVTSASDLTTASKCEFAFLRKLDQLRGRIDKLAVKEDKLMNRTAALGDEHELRVLQKYRDEFGLGVREFARPDPLTRESMSGAAALAAQAFEDGVDVVFQATMFEDDATTGTAFVGFADFIGRQPDGRYRVEDTKLARSEKVTAVLQLAAYADILERNGIRVDDTVTLLLGDGTPSHHLVEDLLPVYRVRRRRLFELLCIRDAEGADGVPVTWGDVRFSICGACDHCEAEIEAQRDVLLVANLRRSQRERLAKANIRTIDQLAESASTVEGIGARTLENLRAQAGLQLNAVKGEAPPYELTSAVPLLALPAPDPGDIFFDFEGDPLYTDGSGHVWGLDYLFGLVEDDGTFRAFWAHDFAEEGRALRDFLNYVTARRAQHPNMHIYHYASYERTHLAQLAIRHGYGEDIVDNLFRRHVLVDLYATVRGALRVGSPSYSIKKLEPLYMGADLRNDDGVTNAGDSIVEYAEAVELRRIRDFESYQQKLDKIAEYNEYDCRSTLALRDWLRSLAPDAATRVDADEAVERAEPTLSVLAVEETVLSESLQQLAGDPLTVQDNPSRFAAALAAAAVRYYGREDKKGWWEHFARLLEPIDEWADDRDVLAIHGVEVVQDWHRETARQNLRRTLRLTGTAGPGSKFKASDQANARLVYESDSDAPRTERDDPRARPTHDATITSVEGDAADDVLIVREVLRKGEETYSALPIALVPGGPIAVTAQRNAILEWARSLLAAYPDVPQDPAGDILLRRHPRTQSGRLTPVDVLDSPALAAAIRDVDRSYLAVQGPPGTGKTHTGAHAIAELVNEGWKIGVTAQSHAVIDNFLSGIVKAGIDPALLAHVSGDQRAPYESVDSSKISAWTDSQPAGYVVGATAWAFSNEKQIARQQLDLLVIDEAGQFSLANTIAVSLGAQRVLLLGDPQQLPQVSQGTHPQPVDESALGWIADGASVLPPEFGYFLPLTRRMDAALTRQVSQLSYANALHAHECTRERHLEGWGSGLHAVPVEHTGNSVASSEEGSAVVDLVRQLVGAHWTDPSSGRTNEALRPNDIIIVTPYNAQRQLVLDSLAAAGFSDMQVGTVDKFQGREAVVSIVSLAASDASEAPRGMDFLINRNRLNVAISRAQWASWLVHSPGLTSHLPTTVTGVKELSAFVRLIEAIDGP; encoded by the coding sequence TTGTTCATCCTCTCTGATGGCACCCTCGTCACCTCTGCGAGCGACCTCACCACGGCGTCGAAGTGTGAGTTCGCGTTCCTGCGCAAGCTCGATCAGCTGCGCGGTCGCATCGACAAGCTCGCCGTCAAGGAAGACAAGCTGATGAACCGCACGGCTGCGCTGGGCGACGAACACGAACTGCGCGTGCTGCAGAAGTACCGCGACGAGTTCGGGCTCGGCGTGCGCGAGTTTGCGCGACCTGACCCGCTTACGCGCGAGTCCATGAGCGGGGCGGCAGCGCTCGCCGCTCAAGCCTTCGAAGACGGCGTCGATGTCGTGTTCCAAGCGACGATGTTTGAAGACGACGCGACTACGGGCACGGCCTTCGTCGGGTTCGCCGACTTCATCGGTCGCCAGCCTGACGGTCGCTACCGAGTGGAGGACACGAAGCTCGCGCGTTCCGAGAAGGTCACGGCGGTGCTCCAGCTCGCGGCCTACGCTGACATCCTCGAGCGCAACGGCATCCGGGTCGATGACACCGTGACGCTCCTGTTGGGCGATGGCACCCCGTCGCACCACCTCGTCGAGGATCTCCTGCCCGTATACCGGGTGCGACGTCGGCGTCTGTTTGAACTCCTGTGCATCCGCGACGCCGAAGGCGCCGATGGTGTCCCCGTGACCTGGGGTGACGTTCGATTCTCGATCTGTGGGGCATGCGACCACTGCGAGGCCGAGATCGAGGCGCAGCGCGATGTGCTGTTGGTCGCGAACCTTCGCCGTTCGCAGCGCGAACGCCTTGCGAAGGCCAACATCCGCACGATCGACCAGCTCGCCGAGAGCGCCAGCACCGTCGAAGGGATCGGTGCGCGAACGCTCGAAAATCTGCGCGCACAAGCAGGGCTGCAGTTGAACGCGGTGAAAGGGGAGGCGCCGCCCTACGAGTTGACCTCGGCCGTGCCGCTCCTCGCGCTGCCGGCACCTGACCCCGGAGACATCTTCTTCGACTTCGAAGGCGATCCGCTCTACACCGACGGTTCGGGGCACGTGTGGGGCCTTGACTACCTGTTCGGGCTCGTCGAGGACGATGGCACGTTCCGGGCGTTCTGGGCGCACGACTTCGCGGAAGAGGGTCGCGCGCTCCGCGACTTCCTCAACTACGTCACGGCGCGGCGCGCGCAGCATCCGAACATGCACATCTACCACTACGCGTCGTATGAACGCACGCACCTGGCGCAGCTCGCGATCCGGCACGGCTACGGCGAAGACATCGTCGACAATCTCTTTCGTCGCCACGTGCTCGTCGACTTGTACGCGACTGTGCGCGGCGCGCTCCGCGTGGGTTCGCCCTCGTACTCGATCAAGAAGCTCGAGCCCCTCTACATGGGCGCCGACCTGCGTAACGACGATGGAGTGACCAACGCGGGCGACTCGATCGTCGAGTATGCGGAGGCGGTCGAGCTGAGACGCATCCGCGACTTCGAGAGCTACCAGCAGAAGCTCGACAAGATCGCGGAATACAACGAGTACGACTGTCGCTCGACGCTCGCTCTACGTGACTGGCTGCGATCGCTCGCTCCGGATGCCGCGACGCGGGTGGATGCCGATGAAGCGGTCGAGCGCGCTGAGCCGACGCTGAGCGTGCTGGCGGTTGAGGAGACAGTGCTCTCCGAGTCGCTCCAGCAACTGGCCGGCGACCCTCTGACGGTCCAAGACAATCCGTCGCGCTTCGCGGCGGCGCTCGCCGCGGCCGCCGTCCGATACTACGGCCGGGAAGACAAGAAGGGCTGGTGGGAGCACTTCGCCCGTCTGCTCGAGCCCATCGACGAATGGGCTGACGACCGCGACGTGCTCGCCATCCACGGCGTCGAGGTGGTGCAGGACTGGCACCGCGAGACCGCGCGACAGAACCTCCGGCGCACTCTCCGCCTCACGGGCACCGCGGGGCCCGGCTCGAAGTTCAAGGCATCCGATCAGGCCAACGCTCGCCTCGTCTACGAGAGCGACAGCGATGCTCCCCGCACTGAACGCGACGACCCGCGAGCCCGCCCGACCCACGACGCGACCATCACCTCGGTCGAGGGCGACGCAGCAGACGACGTTCTGATCGTGCGCGAGGTGCTCCGCAAGGGCGAGGAGACCTACTCCGCGCTGCCGATCGCGCTCGTTCCGGGCGGCCCGATCGCTGTCACCGCCCAGCGGAACGCGATCCTCGAATGGGCGAGGAGTCTGCTCGCTGCCTACCCCGACGTGCCGCAGGATCCCGCGGGTGACATCCTACTCCGCCGACACCCTCGCACCCAATCGGGCCGCCTCACTCCCGTCGACGTACTTGACTCCCCCGCTCTCGCCGCCGCCATCCGCGATGTCGATCGGTCCTACCTCGCGGTGCAGGGGCCTCCCGGAACCGGCAAGACGCACACCGGCGCCCACGCAATCGCAGAACTGGTGAACGAGGGGTGGAAGATCGGTGTCACCGCGCAGTCCCACGCCGTCATCGACAACTTCCTCAGCGGAATCGTCAAAGCGGGTATCGACCCTGCCTTGCTCGCGCACGTCTCAGGAGACCAGAGGGCGCCCTACGAATCGGTCGATTCCTCGAAGATCTCAGCATGGACAGATAGCCAGCCTGCCGGCTATGTCGTCGGCGCGACCGCCTGGGCGTTCTCGAACGAGAAGCAGATCGCGCGACAGCAGCTCGATCTGCTCGTCATCGACGAGGCGGGGCAGTTCTCACTCGCCAACACAATCGCGGTCTCGCTCGGCGCCCAGCGCGTGCTGCTGCTCGGCGACCCGCAGCAGTTGCCTCAGGTGTCGCAGGGCACCCACCCGCAGCCGGTCGACGAATCAGCGCTCGGCTGGATCGCCGACGGCGCGAGCGTGCTGCCACCCGAATTCGGATACTTCCTGCCACTCACTCGACGGATGGATGCCGCGCTCACCCGTCAGGTGTCGCAGCTGTCCTACGCCAACGCCCTACACGCGCATGAGTGCACTCGCGAGCGTCATCTCGAAGGCTGGGGGTCAGGGCTGCACGCGGTGCCGGTCGAGCACACCGGAAACTCGGTCGCATCGTCGGAGGAGGGATCCGCCGTCGTCGACCTCGTGCGTCAGCTTGTCGGGGCGCATTGGACCGACCCATCGAGCGGACGTACCAACGAAGCGCTCCGCCCAAACGACATCATCATCGTCACGCCATATAACGCCCAGCGCCAGCTCGTCCTCGACTCCCTCGCGGCAGCAGGGTTCTCAGATATGCAGGTAGGCACTGTCGACAAGTTCCAGGGGCGCGAGGCAGTGGTCTCGATCGTGTCGCTCGCCGCCTCGGATGCGTCAGAGGCGCCACGCGGAATGGACTTCCTTATCAACCGCAATCGCCTGAATGTGGCGATCTCCCGTGCACAGTGGGCCAGCTGGTTGGTCCACTCCCCTGGCCTCACTTCGCACTTGCCGACGACCGTGACCGGGGTGAAGGAGCTCAGCGCGTTTGTTCGGCTCATCGAAGCCATCGACGGCCCCTAG
- a CDS encoding serine/threonine-protein kinase yields the protein MAGGRLNRGVIKLMLPPAPDEVPIPPARFDAWLAGEVKAFLFEAMVLSKIDSPYIPGVFEAATQQTQAGWDVPWFATELISGRSLAEQVGTVGPMDQNQLLDLAHDIVAALVAIHHVGLVHLDLKPDNVMLEPGRARLIDFGLVTKANQKGRLGGTPGFFTPEQLDEVIEERDFAPAADVFKLGVTLAIAAGVRLPDIWGTDPFGEDETVRRAMRKGAQLVSLKPVLRDLITPMLAFDPFARPTAAAVLEQVRDLLPAGNSKGSGKAQGGGATAPPALPKPPQPADRPARAAAAGQPVPAAAGVGNANLGARVVVVDRLGLDWTGVVVGVDTKRPGNILVKHESTRGAENVRSYPLSQVVRGTPLK from the coding sequence GTGGCCGGCGGACGACTCAATCGTGGCGTCATCAAGCTGATGCTGCCGCCCGCCCCGGATGAAGTGCCGATCCCGCCAGCCCGATTCGACGCCTGGCTCGCGGGTGAAGTGAAGGCCTTTCTTTTCGAGGCGATGGTCCTGAGCAAGATCGACAGTCCGTACATCCCTGGCGTCTTCGAGGCCGCGACGCAGCAGACCCAGGCTGGCTGGGATGTGCCGTGGTTCGCGACCGAACTCATCAGCGGGCGCAGTCTCGCGGAGCAAGTCGGCACGGTCGGGCCGATGGATCAGAACCAGCTCCTCGATCTCGCGCACGATATCGTCGCCGCCCTCGTCGCTATTCATCACGTCGGGCTCGTCCACCTCGATCTCAAACCAGACAACGTCATGCTCGAACCGGGCAGGGCTCGCCTCATCGATTTCGGGCTCGTCACGAAGGCGAACCAGAAGGGGCGCCTTGGCGGGACACCCGGCTTCTTCACCCCGGAGCAACTCGACGAAGTGATCGAAGAGCGGGATTTCGCGCCCGCTGCCGATGTGTTCAAGCTCGGGGTGACTCTCGCGATTGCCGCGGGCGTCCGGCTGCCGGACATCTGGGGCACGGACCCATTCGGTGAGGACGAAACCGTTCGCCGTGCGATGCGTAAAGGCGCCCAACTCGTGTCCTTGAAACCCGTACTTCGAGACCTGATCACGCCGATGCTCGCCTTTGACCCGTTCGCGCGCCCAACTGCGGCCGCCGTGCTGGAGCAGGTTCGCGATCTGCTCCCTGCCGGGAATTCGAAGGGTTCCGGCAAAGCGCAGGGTGGTGGGGCAACGGCGCCCCCTGCACTGCCGAAGCCGCCACAGCCTGCCGACAGACCAGCACGTGCCGCAGCCGCAGGCCAGCCGGTGCCCGCCGCAGCCGGGGTCGGAAACGCGAACCTCGGCGCGAGGGTCGTCGTGGTTGATCGCCTCGGCCTCGACTGGACGGGGGTCGTCGTCGGTGTCGACACAAAGCGCCCCGGCAACATCCTCGTGAAGCACGAGTCGACTCGTGGCGCCGAGAACGTCCGCTCGTACCCGCTGAGCCAAGTGGTCCGCGGTACACCGCTGAAGTAG
- the brxL gene encoding BREX system Lon protease-like protein BrxL — translation MTNLDEALSDLGVAEDEEVYVPAFTDEESDLDRKVNDLFAGSVVRKDLVKAVRGNAVVPGYVLEYLLGQYAASDDEDTIQDGIDMVRSILAEHYVNRNEKVLIQSTIREKGKHRIIDRVTVDLNTKQDFYEASFENLDIKGVPIDANTVTNNQKLLVGGVWCICDIEYQPSDGPTEPWVLANLKPIQIAGVDFDRYYAARASFTTDEWIDVLMQSIGLNPDQFSRRGKLIALTRLIPFVERNYNLVELGPKGTGKSHTFSELSPNGALISGGEVTVAKLFVNNANGKLGLVGYWDVVAFDEFAANRRTDQNLVNIMKNYMANKQFNRGNQPLGAEASMVFIGNTSHTVPYMLQHSDLFDELPDSYRDAAWLDRIHHYIPGWEVSPIRSEMFSDGYGFVVDYLAEILHSKRSEDFSDKYQAHFTLGSDISTRDRDGINKTFSGLMKLIHPTGTATPDEMEQVLAYAIEGRKRVKDQILRIDATMRDNPPRFGYQDALGAWHDVVTVEENQYPQLYRRDWDTEALGSGIAGSDLPTYTPPAPTHQPYSVVSVAPPLPIVPDGSDAPVVPDATTPLFEGIRDFKAGQTGVSYENVILPYVVGAAKITVIDPYIRMPHQVRNVGDLLGLIALAKGPADEVVVELVTTQTDKDHLKKDQLERLVALREAALSFGVNLDIRLVDGIHDRSIVTDHGWRILLGKGLDIWEPPTNAIAEARQEFRRIKSDTTFTYARTPIEGA, via the coding sequence ATGACGAACCTCGACGAGGCACTTAGCGATCTCGGTGTAGCCGAGGATGAGGAGGTCTATGTGCCTGCCTTCACCGACGAGGAGTCCGACCTCGATCGGAAGGTGAATGACCTCTTCGCCGGATCCGTGGTCCGCAAAGACCTCGTCAAAGCGGTGCGCGGCAACGCCGTTGTGCCCGGATATGTGCTCGAGTACCTCCTCGGCCAGTACGCCGCCTCTGACGACGAGGACACCATCCAGGACGGCATCGACATGGTGCGCAGCATCCTCGCCGAGCACTATGTCAACCGGAACGAGAAGGTACTGATCCAGTCGACGATCCGCGAGAAGGGCAAGCACCGGATCATCGACCGGGTCACCGTCGACCTCAATACGAAGCAGGACTTCTACGAGGCGTCTTTCGAGAACCTCGACATCAAGGGCGTGCCGATCGACGCCAACACCGTGACGAACAACCAGAAGCTGCTTGTTGGCGGCGTCTGGTGCATCTGCGACATCGAGTATCAGCCGAGTGACGGTCCGACCGAGCCGTGGGTGCTCGCGAACCTCAAGCCGATCCAGATCGCCGGCGTCGACTTCGATCGCTACTACGCGGCGCGCGCATCGTTCACGACGGACGAGTGGATCGACGTCCTGATGCAGTCGATCGGGCTCAACCCGGACCAATTCAGCCGCAGAGGCAAGCTCATCGCCCTCACCCGGCTCATCCCTTTCGTCGAGCGCAACTACAACCTCGTCGAGCTCGGCCCGAAGGGCACCGGAAAGTCGCATACATTCAGCGAGCTCTCGCCGAACGGTGCGCTGATCTCCGGTGGCGAGGTCACAGTCGCAAAGCTCTTCGTCAACAACGCGAACGGCAAGCTCGGGCTGGTCGGCTACTGGGATGTCGTCGCCTTTGACGAGTTCGCGGCGAATCGCCGCACCGACCAGAACCTGGTCAACATCATGAAGAACTACATGGCGAACAAGCAGTTCAACCGCGGCAACCAGCCGCTCGGGGCTGAGGCATCCATGGTCTTCATCGGCAACACGTCCCACACCGTGCCATATATGCTGCAACACTCCGATCTCTTCGACGAGCTTCCTGATTCATACCGCGATGCTGCGTGGCTCGACCGCATTCACCACTACATCCCCGGGTGGGAAGTGTCGCCGATCCGCTCAGAGATGTTCTCTGACGGTTATGGCTTCGTTGTCGACTACCTTGCCGAGATCCTCCACTCCAAGCGATCGGAGGATTTCTCCGATAAGTACCAGGCGCACTTCACACTCGGCTCTGACATTTCCACCCGCGACCGCGACGGCATCAACAAGACCTTCTCCGGCCTCATGAAGCTCATCCATCCGACGGGAACTGCCACTCCGGACGAGATGGAACAGGTGCTCGCCTACGCCATCGAGGGCCGCAAGCGAGTCAAGGATCAGATTCTGCGCATCGACGCGACCATGCGGGACAACCCGCCGCGCTTTGGCTACCAGGACGCGCTCGGCGCCTGGCACGACGTCGTCACGGTTGAGGAGAATCAGTACCCGCAGCTGTACCGCCGCGATTGGGACACGGAAGCCCTGGGCTCCGGAATCGCTGGGAGCGACTTGCCCACCTACACTCCGCCGGCGCCCACACATCAGCCGTATTCCGTCGTCTCAGTTGCCCCGCCGCTGCCGATTGTGCCCGATGGTAGCGATGCACCCGTCGTTCCCGACGCCACGACGCCGCTCTTCGAGGGCATCCGTGACTTCAAGGCGGGGCAGACGGGTGTGTCGTATGAGAACGTGATTTTGCCCTACGTCGTGGGTGCCGCAAAGATCACCGTCATCGACCCCTACATCCGGATGCCACACCAAGTTCGCAACGTCGGAGACCTCCTTGGGCTTATCGCTCTCGCCAAGGGGCCGGCCGATGAGGTCGTCGTCGAACTCGTCACTACGCAGACGGACAAGGATCACTTGAAGAAGGACCAGCTCGAGCGCCTCGTTGCTTTGCGCGAAGCTGCACTGAGCTTCGGCGTCAACCTGGACATCCGGCTTGTCGATGGCATCCACGACCGTTCGATCGTCACTGACCACGGCTGGCGAATTCTTCTGGGGAAGGGCCTCGACATCTGGGAGCCTCCGACGAATGCGATCGCAGAAGCTCGACAGGAGTTCCGGCGCATCAAATCCGACACGACCTTCACCTACGCCCGCACGCCGATCGAAGGCGCGTGA